The following coding sequences are from one uncultured Cohaesibacter sp. window:
- the gtfA gene encoding sucrose phosphorylase has translation MKNKVQLITYVDRLTDGTFADLKTMIDGPLSGLFGTVHALPFFDPYDGADAGFDPKDHTIVDPRLGTWDDVRALTKSVDMMADLIVNHVSADGKAFQDFLEHGEKSEYADMFLTYASVFPNGATEEDLTSIYRPRPGLPFNQMTMKDGSKHLIWSTFTPKQIDINVYSEKGEAYLDSILTRFAEAGISCIRLDAAGYAIKKPGTACFMIPETYEFLAQLTQKAKARGMEVLVEIHSYYQDQIEISKKVDCVYDFALPPLIMHALFTADSAPLARWLEISPRNALTVLDTHDGIGVIDVGAHSDGRPGLLEPDAIHNLVETMHERSNGTSRQATGAKASNLDLYQVNSTYYDAIGRRETEYLIARAVQFFAPGIPQIYYVGLLGAENDMELLARTDVGRDINRHYYKAGEVEEALKTPMVTALTKLIHFRNDHPAFDGTFSLVQPSRAQLELTWKAEGQWTKLSVDFSKMEASVSYTSPHGIESFEVKA, from the coding sequence ATGAAAAACAAAGTTCAGCTCATCACATATGTTGACCGGCTCACCGATGGCACTTTCGCAGACCTGAAAACCATGATCGACGGACCGCTTTCAGGATTGTTCGGAACGGTTCATGCCCTTCCTTTCTTTGATCCCTACGATGGCGCAGACGCTGGCTTTGACCCCAAGGATCACACCATCGTCGATCCTCGTCTAGGCACATGGGATGACGTCCGCGCGCTGACCAAATCGGTAGACATGATGGCCGATCTGATCGTCAATCATGTCTCCGCTGATGGCAAGGCCTTTCAGGATTTCCTCGAACATGGAGAAAAGTCAGAATATGCCGACATGTTCCTGACCTATGCTTCGGTTTTTCCAAATGGCGCCACCGAAGAGGACCTGACCTCCATTTACCGTCCACGTCCGGGCCTGCCTTTCAACCAGATGACCATGAAAGACGGCTCAAAACATTTGATCTGGTCGACATTCACGCCCAAACAGATTGACATCAATGTGTATAGCGAGAAGGGCGAGGCCTATCTCGACAGCATTCTGACGCGCTTTGCTGAAGCTGGCATCAGCTGCATTCGCCTTGATGCGGCAGGCTATGCCATCAAGAAACCCGGCACCGCTTGCTTCATGATACCGGAAACCTACGAATTTCTGGCTCAATTGACCCAGAAAGCCAAAGCACGAGGCATGGAAGTTCTGGTCGAGATTCATAGCTATTATCAGGACCAGATCGAGATCTCGAAAAAAGTGGACTGCGTTTATGATTTTGCCTTGCCGCCGCTCATCATGCATGCCCTGTTCACCGCCGATAGCGCACCATTGGCTCGTTGGCTGGAAATCAGCCCGCGCAATGCTCTTACTGTTCTTGATACCCACGATGGCATCGGTGTGATTGATGTAGGCGCTCATTCAGATGGCCGCCCCGGCCTGCTGGAACCGGACGCCATTCACAACCTTGTTGAGACCATGCACGAGCGCTCCAACGGCACCTCTCGACAAGCCACGGGGGCCAAGGCCTCCAATCTCGATCTCTATCAGGTCAACTCAACCTATTATGACGCGATCGGCCGCCGCGAAACGGAATATCTGATCGCCCGCGCCGTACAATTCTTCGCTCCGGGCATACCGCAAATCTATTATGTTGGTCTGTTGGGCGCAGAAAACGACATGGAGCTGTTAGCCAGGACCGATGTCGGTCGGGACATCAATCGCCATTATTATAAAGCAGGCGAAGTTGAAGAAGCGCTCAAAACGCCAATGGTCACCGCCTTAACGAAACTGATTCACTTCCGAAACGATCATCCCGCTTTTGATGGCACCTTCTCCCTTGTGCAGCCTTCGCGCGCTCAGTTGGAACTAACCTGGAAAGCAGAAGGCCAATGGACAAAACTATCCGTTGATTTTTCCAAGATGGAAGCATCCGTTTCCTACACGAGCCCACACGGCATTGAAAGCTTTGAAGTGAAAGCCTGA
- a CDS encoding circularly permuted type 2 ATP-grasp protein, translated as MKLEKTSSPTTRLSGNTAQDGMQPPMDAPVLYQTLPGVHDEMMDPDGSIMPHWQQWFDAFTRWSPSERSAHSDELNEVVRETGIAYDLFADPNETRQPWSIDLAPLIIAPEEWQWLKVALAQRARLFNAMHNDLYGHRRLLHEGHIPAPLVLSDPSYLRPMRGNLSAYNGVQFFAADLAKDPGGSWRVLDNHAETPAGIGFALANRIALTHCEGNLFRSSQAVRLASHFQELQSTLVKRTDLEDPYIAILSPGPEHPDYFSHAYLARYLGYLLVEGGDLVYQNNRICLKTLAGLKPIDLIVRSIEGLNADPLELNPNGLDGTTSMVQAIRDKGIIMANQLGTSIVENRALAPYLPEVCKFLLGEELMLQEAPRWWLGDPRSRAYVLEHLDEMLICDAHEGSGRPGEARPATNPSLLSAAEKGALIEKIALSGNSLVAEQKTSFATTPSWTGEKLEPHPFAIRFYASRREQGYNILPGGLSMSVEEQHAIGLHSPHGLTRDVWVVSDASPEPFESIWASIARQGSYSRAGRSLQSRIADNLFWLGRNVERVEWQFRLCHQALARLNEDSGPEEDQRTVVSALNTLILRAPKARIFDAGFGGMNEIERLVRTILYGKDRAYGFQESLSHMHRLAGLTRDRMSSEAWRILNEFFTDQRWHKEPGFMHSGHVVDLLEKGLMVLAAFSGMAMENMTRNFGWRFLDIGRRIERAENLSGLLSRLIFAPGMTGDTQRRMMFILEVADSFITYRSRYRIMPTLPAVVDLLLLDETNPRSIAFQISALYDHVNYLPKEPEIGLRSEENRLVLELLTELQLSEGNKLAQIPQLAQDKDLEQVISEECRLEQLLNNQITKLPQLTELLTRRYFTHTEDQPQRI; from the coding sequence ATGAAGTTGGAAAAAACTTCAAGCCCAACAACCAGATTGTCTGGCAACACCGCGCAAGACGGCATGCAGCCTCCCATGGATGCGCCAGTTCTTTATCAAACTCTGCCAGGTGTCCATGACGAAATGATGGATCCTGACGGATCGATCATGCCCCATTGGCAACAATGGTTTGATGCGTTCACCCGTTGGTCCCCCTCCGAACGAAGTGCCCACTCCGATGAATTGAATGAAGTCGTGCGCGAAACGGGCATTGCCTATGACCTGTTTGCCGACCCCAACGAAACCAGACAACCTTGGTCGATTGACCTTGCCCCTCTGATCATAGCACCAGAGGAATGGCAATGGCTCAAGGTTGCACTCGCCCAACGCGCCCGCCTTTTCAACGCCATGCACAATGACCTTTATGGTCATCGCCGCTTGCTTCATGAAGGCCATATCCCAGCACCTCTCGTATTGAGTGACCCGTCCTATCTCAGACCGATGCGCGGCAACCTGAGCGCCTATAATGGGGTTCAGTTTTTCGCAGCCGATCTTGCCAAGGATCCCGGCGGCTCATGGCGTGTTCTTGATAACCATGCTGAAACACCGGCAGGCATCGGCTTTGCCCTGGCCAACAGAATTGCCTTGACCCACTGTGAAGGCAACTTGTTCCGCTCAAGCCAGGCGGTTCGGCTGGCCTCCCATTTTCAGGAACTGCAAAGCACGCTGGTCAAGCGGACCGATCTGGAAGATCCCTATATTGCCATTCTCTCTCCCGGTCCCGAACATCCCGATTATTTCTCCCATGCCTACCTGGCGCGCTATCTGGGCTATCTGTTGGTGGAAGGTGGCGACCTTGTTTATCAAAACAACCGTATTTGTCTCAAAACGCTTGCAGGCCTCAAACCGATCGATCTTATTGTTCGATCCATTGAGGGCCTGAACGCAGATCCACTGGAGCTCAATCCCAATGGCCTTGATGGCACCACGTCAATGGTGCAAGCCATAAGGGACAAAGGCATCATCATGGCCAACCAGTTGGGCACCTCGATTGTCGAGAACCGGGCGCTTGCTCCTTATCTGCCTGAAGTTTGCAAATTTCTTTTGGGCGAAGAGCTGATGTTGCAGGAAGCGCCAAGATGGTGGCTGGGCGATCCCAGAAGTCGCGCCTATGTGCTTGAACATCTCGATGAGATGCTCATCTGTGACGCCCATGAAGGATCAGGGCGTCCGGGCGAAGCACGCCCGGCAACCAATCCTTCCTTGCTTTCAGCCGCTGAAAAAGGCGCATTGATCGAAAAAATTGCACTCAGCGGCAACAGTCTTGTCGCGGAACAGAAAACCAGCTTCGCAACAACGCCTAGCTGGACCGGCGAAAAGCTTGAGCCGCATCCATTCGCGATCCGCTTTTATGCTTCCCGCAGGGAACAGGGCTATAACATTTTGCCAGGTGGACTATCCATGTCGGTCGAAGAGCAACATGCGATTGGTCTTCATTCTCCTCACGGGCTGACCAGAGACGTCTGGGTGGTATCGGATGCCAGCCCCGAACCATTCGAAAGCATCTGGGCGAGCATTGCCCGACAGGGATCCTATTCTCGCGCTGGTCGCTCTTTGCAGAGCCGTATCGCCGACAACCTCTTCTGGCTGGGCCGGAACGTGGAGCGCGTGGAATGGCAATTCCGTCTTTGCCATCAGGCATTGGCTCGATTGAATGAAGACAGCGGTCCCGAAGAAGACCAACGCACCGTTGTTTCAGCGCTCAACACGCTCATACTACGCGCTCCGAAAGCCCGCATTTTCGATGCAGGCTTCGGTGGAATGAACGAAATTGAGCGTCTGGTCCGTACGATCCTTTACGGAAAGGACCGGGCTTACGGATTTCAGGAGAGCCTGTCCCACATGCATCGCCTTGCGGGGCTGACCCGTGACCGCATGTCCTCGGAAGCCTGGCGCATTCTCAATGAGTTCTTTACAGACCAACGCTGGCACAAGGAACCGGGTTTCATGCATTCCGGCCATGTGGTTGACCTGCTGGAAAAGGGCCTGATGGTTCTTGCCGCATTCTCTGGCATGGCCATGGAAAACATGACCCGGAACTTTGGCTGGCGTTTTCTGGATATCGGCCGCCGCATTGAGCGGGCGGAAAACCTGTCCGGTCTTCTCAGTAGGCTCATATTTGCACCCGGCATGACTGGCGACACCCAACGCCGGATGATGTTCATTCTGGAAGTGGCCGACAGTTTCATCACCTATCGGTCGCGCTATCGCATCATGCCAACATTGCCTGCAGTTGTTGACTTGCTTCTCTTGGATGAAACCAACCCTCGCTCGATAGCCTTCCAGATTTCAGCGCTTTATGACCACGTCAATTATCTGCCCAAAGAGCCTGAAATCGGACTGCGAAGCGAAGAGAACCGGCTGGTTCTGGAGCTTTTAACCGAACTGCAGTTGTCCGAAGGAAACAAGCTGGCCCAGATTCCCCAGCTGGCCCAAGACAAGGATCTTGAGCAAGTCATCTCCGAAGAATGCCGCCTCGAACAGTTGCTGAATAACCAGATCACCAAGTTACCTCAACTGACCGAGCTGCTGACTCGTCGCTATTTCACACATACCGAAGACCAGCCACAACGCATTTAA
- a CDS encoding response regulator: protein MPEKILCIEDEALLLEDIVEELQDAGYKTLKAANGKDAIEILKYQAVDLILCDIMMPLIDGPTTLKLIRERLPQHDEVPFIFLTAKSTREDILVGKKMGVDDYLTKPIDYDLLLATIKARLEQVHRIKETNEAKLKRIYNALREDHSKEPLSIALVGKSHKYVLPIEQALQDLGCLVEFVHEEHLSVRKDAVENNDLVFLFYSKIVHYYLSGLINTRATHGRGKMVLLCKDNVDHNLREALLDLGIGKTIDFPYPPVAIFKIILEATQNKA from the coding sequence ATGCCGGAAAAAATTCTTTGCATTGAAGACGAAGCCCTTCTGCTGGAAGACATCGTCGAAGAACTGCAAGATGCTGGCTACAAAACGCTCAAGGCGGCCAATGGCAAGGACGCAATTGAGATACTCAAATACCAAGCCGTCGACCTGATTCTGTGCGATATAATGATGCCTCTCATCGACGGGCCAACCACGCTAAAACTCATTCGCGAACGATTGCCACAGCATGACGAAGTGCCTTTCATATTCTTGACGGCCAAGTCCACTCGCGAAGACATTCTGGTTGGCAAGAAAATGGGCGTAGATGACTATCTTACCAAGCCGATTGACTATGACCTGTTGCTTGCCACGATCAAAGCGCGCCTCGAACAGGTTCACCGGATCAAGGAAACCAACGAAGCAAAGCTGAAACGCATCTACAATGCTTTGCGCGAGGATCACTCGAAAGAACCATTGTCGATCGCTCTGGTAGGCAAATCACACAAATATGTTTTGCCCATCGAACAGGCATTGCAAGATCTTGGCTGTCTGGTCGAATTTGTCCATGAAGAGCATTTGTCGGTTCGCAAGGATGCCGTCGAAAACAATGATCTGGTCTTTTTGTTCTACAGCAAGATCGTGCACTACTATCTCTCCGGTCTCATCAACACGCGGGCGACCCATGGGCGCGGAAAAATGGTTTTGCTTTGCAAGGACAATGTTGATCACAATTTGCGCGAAGCGTTGCTGGATTTGGGAATAGGCAAGACCATTGATTTCCCCTATCCGCCGGTAGCAATTTTCAAGATTATTCTGGAAGCCACGCAAAACAAAGCTTGA
- a CDS encoding transglutaminase family protein, with protein MSIHAALTHKTKYIYDRPTGMGPQIIRLRPAPHTRNQILSYSLNIEPAEHWINWQQDPFGNYMARIVFPEKINSFSVTVDLVTDMSVINPFDFFIEESAEQYPFKYSEGEKKDLTPYLELQEKTPLLEKLLKEIEPIYKDKEIKTVDLLVQVNHFIESKIDYLIRMEPGVQSPEETLTKCSGSCRDSSWLLVHVMRHLGLAARFTSGYLIQLKPDVKPLEGPEGTDHDFTDLHAWTEVYIPGAGWIGLDPTSGLLTGESHIPLAATPHPISAAPITGVHDKAEVEFEFEMDVQRIFERPRVTKPYTNEQWKDINDVAEMVDGRLEEGDVRLTMGGEPTFVSIDDYEGDEWNTAAVGPTKRYYAENLIRRLRDRFAPGGLLHFGQGKWYPGEQLPRWAFSLYWRADEEALWEDPALIDQETPQEPANAKIAQRFIYKLAEKLKIDPKCVLTAYEDPAHFSLVEQKLPVNIEPSDNKIEDPAERARIIKVFDRGLSTPAGFVLPVQAWNSEAYGRSWMSEVWKFRRDKLFLIPGDSPVGFRLPLGSLTYIPETQFPHVIPMDPHAAHAALPAREALLHDRRKPFTPRERLKKTDPAKLLEAPEVQWHQTDHQTFIPLNEVSGHVRTALSVEPRDGHLCIFMPPLQNAEDYAAMIAAIEDAAKDVGQPVHIEGYEPPYDPRLNVIKVTPDPGVIEVNIQPASNWKEASKITQILYEEARLARLGTEKFMLDGRHTGTGGGNHIVLGGITPSDSPFLRRPDLVASLVTYWQNHPSLSYLFSGTFIGPTSQAPRVDEGRHDNLYELEIALKQVPLPGEGFIPNWQVDRLFRNLLIDVTGNTHRAEICIDKLFSPDGPTGRLGLVEFRSFEMPPHAQMSLAQQLLLRAIIVRLWEKPYRNKLVRWGTQLHDRFMLPHYVREDFRDILKDLSLHGLELDEGWFAPHFEFRFPRYGEVNYDGVQIELRQALEPWNVLGEEGVIGGTARYVDSSLERVQVKTKGINPERHILAVNGIAVPLQPTGRQDEAVAGIRYRAWQPPSCLHPMIGVHTPLTFDLMDKWNKRSLGGCRYHVAHPGGRGYEIFPVNAYEAESRRLSRFEMMGHTPGYSQPVKLEDSAEFPYTLDLRLASVR; from the coding sequence ATGTCCATTCATGCAGCTCTGACGCACAAGACCAAATATATCTATGACCGCCCGACCGGCATGGGCCCTCAAATCATCCGCCTGCGCCCCGCCCCGCACACACGCAACCAGATTTTATCCTACTCACTGAATATTGAACCCGCCGAGCACTGGATCAACTGGCAACAGGATCCCTTCGGCAACTATATGGCGCGTATTGTTTTCCCCGAAAAGATCAATTCTTTCTCGGTGACGGTCGATCTTGTCACCGACATGTCTGTCATCAATCCGTTCGATTTCTTCATTGAGGAAAGCGCCGAGCAGTATCCCTTCAAATATAGTGAAGGTGAAAAGAAGGATCTGACCCCTTATCTCGAATTGCAAGAGAAGACACCACTTCTTGAAAAGCTGCTTAAGGAAATCGAGCCGATTTACAAGGACAAGGAGATCAAGACCGTCGATCTTCTGGTTCAGGTCAACCACTTCATCGAAAGCAAGATCGATTATCTGATCCGCATGGAACCGGGCGTCCAGTCTCCTGAGGAAACCCTCACCAAATGCTCCGGGTCCTGCCGCGACAGCTCATGGCTGCTCGTCCACGTCATGCGCCATCTGGGGCTGGCCGCCCGCTTCACCTCGGGCTATCTCATCCAGCTAAAGCCAGACGTCAAACCGCTAGAGGGCCCGGAAGGAACAGACCACGACTTTACCGACCTGCATGCATGGACCGAGGTTTACATTCCCGGCGCAGGCTGGATCGGCCTTGATCCCACATCCGGCCTTTTGACAGGCGAAAGCCACATCCCGCTTGCCGCAACGCCCCACCCGATTTCGGCAGCGCCCATCACCGGCGTCCACGACAAAGCAGAAGTCGAATTTGAATTCGAAATGGATGTGCAGCGCATTTTCGAGCGCCCGCGCGTTACCAAACCCTATACAAACGAGCAATGGAAGGACATCAACGACGTCGCCGAAATGGTTGACGGACGCCTTGAAGAAGGCGACGTAAGACTGACCATGGGTGGCGAACCAACCTTTGTTTCCATTGACGACTATGAAGGCGATGAATGGAACACCGCCGCCGTTGGTCCGACCAAGCGCTATTATGCAGAAAATCTGATCCGTCGCCTTCGCGACCGCTTTGCACCGGGCGGGCTTCTGCATTTCGGCCAAGGCAAATGGTACCCCGGTGAACAGCTCCCCCGCTGGGCCTTTTCGCTCTATTGGCGCGCAGACGAAGAGGCTTTGTGGGAAGACCCGGCTCTTATCGATCAGGAAACGCCGCAAGAACCGGCAAATGCCAAAATCGCCCAGCGCTTCATCTACAAGCTTGCAGAGAAGCTCAAGATTGACCCCAAGTGCGTCTTGACCGCCTATGAAGATCCGGCCCATTTCTCGCTCGTAGAACAGAAACTGCCCGTCAACATAGAACCGTCAGACAACAAGATCGAAGACCCGGCTGAACGCGCTCGCATCATCAAGGTATTTGATCGGGGCCTTTCCACGCCAGCAGGCTTTGTACTGCCCGTTCAGGCATGGAACAGTGAGGCCTATGGGCGCTCCTGGATGTCCGAGGTCTGGAAATTCCGTCGCGACAAACTCTTTCTTATTCCGGGCGACAGCCCGGTGGGCTTCCGTCTGCCACTAGGATCGCTCACCTATATACCGGAAACCCAGTTTCCGCACGTCATCCCGATGGACCCGCACGCCGCCCATGCGGCCCTGCCCGCACGTGAGGCACTGCTGCATGACCGTCGCAAGCCATTCACCCCGCGAGAAAGGCTGAAAAAGACCGACCCTGCAAAGCTGCTTGAAGCACCAGAGGTCCAATGGCACCAGACAGATCATCAAACCTTTATTCCGTTGAATGAAGTGTCCGGTCATGTGCGCACTGCGCTTTCTGTCGAGCCGCGCGATGGTCATTTGTGCATCTTCATGCCGCCGTTGCAAAATGCCGAAGACTACGCCGCCATGATCGCCGCTATTGAAGATGCGGCAAAAGATGTGGGCCAGCCGGTGCATATCGAGGGTTATGAACCACCATATGACCCACGCCTCAACGTGATCAAAGTCACTCCAGACCCGGGCGTGATCGAAGTGAACATCCAGCCAGCATCCAACTGGAAAGAAGCCAGCAAGATCACCCAGATCCTTTACGAAGAAGCCCGTCTGGCCCGCCTTGGCACCGAAAAATTCATGCTCGATGGTCGACACACGGGCACGGGTGGCGGCAACCACATCGTGCTGGGTGGAATTACACCATCGGACAGCCCCTTCCTCAGACGCCCCGATCTAGTGGCAAGCCTAGTGACCTATTGGCAAAATCACCCAAGTCTGAGTTATCTCTTCTCTGGCACGTTCATCGGCCCGACCTCCCAGGCACCGCGTGTCGATGAAGGCCGCCACGACAACCTCTATGAGTTGGAAATCGCATTAAAGCAGGTTCCACTTCCCGGCGAGGGCTTCATACCCAACTGGCAGGTGGATCGCCTGTTCCGCAACCTACTCATCGATGTGACCGGCAACACCCATCGCGCGGAAATCTGCATCGACAAGCTCTTCTCTCCGGACGGACCGACAGGCCGCCTCGGCCTTGTTGAATTCCGCTCGTTCGAAATGCCACCACACGCCCAGATGTCACTGGCCCAGCAGCTGTTGCTACGCGCCATCATCGTGCGCCTTTGGGAAAAACCGTATCGAAACAAACTGGTACGCTGGGGCACCCAATTGCATGACCGCTTCATGCTGCCACATTATGTTCGTGAGGATTTCAGGGACATCCTGAAAGATCTTTCCTTGCACGGGCTTGAGCTGGATGAAGGCTGGTTTGCCCCTCACTTCGAGTTCCGCTTCCCCCGCTATGGCGAAGTCAATTATGACGGCGTCCAGATCGAACTTCGGCAAGCGCTGGAGCCTTGGAACGTGTTGGGTGAAGAGGGCGTCATTGGCGGCACTGCCCGTTATGTCGACAGCTCTCTTGAGCGCGTTCAGGTCAAGACAAAAGGCATCAACCCGGAACGCCACATTCTGGCGGTTAACGGCATCGCCGTGCCATTGCAGCCGACCGGACGGCAGGATGAAGCCGTTGCCGGCATCCGCTATCGCGCCTGGCAGCCACCTTCCTGTTTGCACCCAATGATCGGCGTCCACACCCCGCTAACCTTTGACCTCATGGACAAATGGAACAAGCGGTCATTGGGAGGATGCCGCTATCACGTCGCCCATCCGGGTGGACGCGGCTATGAGATCTTTCCCGTTAACGCCTATGAAGCAGAAAGCCGACGTCTCTCCCGTTTTGAGATGATGGGACATACCCCGGGCTATTCGCAGCCGGTCAAACTGGAAGACAGCGCAGAATTCCCATATACGCTGGACCTGAGACTGGCATCTGTGCGGTAA
- a CDS encoding circularly permuted type 2 ATP-grasp protein, translated as MSDRSPKLENIWHRFDDADFENLKARAKDADLELFNLGVTFTVYSDKDVIDRVLPFDIIPRVLTASEWDTIDRGVIQRVSAINAFLHDVYNERHILNDGIVPADLVLGNSNYRDVMVGFEPACNVYTHISGTDIIRDDTGNFLVLEDNVRSPSGVSYVVENRHLMERSFPDLLADLKLRKVSDYGTNLFAKLSETAPDGCQNKDDPQVVIMSPGMFNSAYFEHIFLAREMGVPVVEGSDLFCDDDKVYMKTIGGPRRVDVIYRRIDDAFLDPEAFRPDSMLGVKGLVKAMLKGNVTIANALGTGVADDKAVYAYMPRIIKYYLNEEPILSNVETHICREDEALRYTLDHLDELVVKPVGESGGYGITIGPKASKEQLDEARAALLANPSNFIAQPMISLSVCPTLGETDLVPRHVDLRPFAITGKGTWVLPGGLTRVALKEGSLIVNSSQGGGTKDTWVLVEEDCNSNDGGNS; from the coding sequence ATGTCAGACCGCAGCCCAAAGCTGGAGAACATCTGGCACAGGTTTGATGACGCAGATTTTGAAAATCTGAAAGCCCGGGCCAAAGACGCTGATCTGGAACTCTTCAATCTGGGTGTCACCTTCACAGTCTACAGCGACAAGGATGTCATCGATCGCGTGCTCCCCTTCGATATCATTCCGCGCGTCCTGACCGCCTCTGAGTGGGACACGATCGATCGCGGTGTGATCCAGCGCGTTTCCGCAATCAATGCCTTCTTGCATGATGTCTATAATGAACGCCACATTCTGAACGACGGCATCGTGCCTGCCGATCTGGTTCTTGGCAATTCCAACTATCGCGACGTCATGGTCGGCTTCGAGCCCGCATGCAACGTCTACACGCACATTTCCGGAACGGACATCATTCGCGATGATACGGGCAATTTTTTGGTGCTGGAAGACAATGTGCGCTCCCCGTCAGGGGTCTCCTATGTGGTCGAAAACAGACACCTGATGGAGCGCTCCTTCCCGGATTTGCTGGCTGACCTGAAATTGCGCAAGGTCTCCGACTACGGCACCAACCTGTTTGCCAAGCTAAGCGAGACCGCGCCTGACGGCTGCCAGAACAAGGACGACCCTCAGGTCGTCATCATGTCCCCGGGCATGTTCAATTCAGCTTACTTTGAGCATATTTTCCTTGCCCGAGAGATGGGCGTTCCGGTCGTGGAAGGAAGCGATCTCTTCTGCGATGACGACAAGGTTTATATGAAAACCATCGGTGGACCACGCCGCGTTGATGTCATCTATCGCCGCATTGATGATGCCTTCCTTGATCCGGAGGCCTTCCGGCCCGACTCCATGTTGGGCGTCAAGGGGCTGGTCAAGGCAATGCTGAAAGGCAACGTCACCATCGCCAACGCTTTGGGCACAGGCGTTGCCGACGACAAGGCCGTTTATGCCTACATGCCGCGCATCATCAAATATTACCTCAATGAAGAGCCGATCCTTTCTAACGTGGAAACCCACATATGCCGGGAAGACGAAGCCCTGCGCTACACTCTGGACCATCTTGATGAACTGGTCGTCAAACCGGTTGGAGAATCCGGCGGCTACGGCATCACCATCGGGCCGAAAGCATCGAAAGAACAGCTTGATGAAGCCCGAGCCGCACTATTGGCCAATCCAAGCAACTTCATTGCCCAGCCAATGATATCCCTTTCCGTTTGCCCAACACTTGGAGAAACCGATCTGGTACCGCGTCATGTGGATTTAAGACCCTTCGCAATCACCGGCAAAGGCACATGGGTCTTGCCCGGCGGTCTGACGCGCGTTGCGCTCAAGGAGGGGTCGCTCATCGTCAACTCCTCGCAAGGAGGCGGCACCAAGGACACCTGGGTTCTGGTGGAAGAAGACTGTAATTCAAATGACGGAGGCAACTCATGA
- a CDS encoding alpha-E domain-containing protein — protein MSMLLSRYAEALFWFARYIERSASLARILNVQAGFWQDHSNQENWASILSLYVDKERFTERHGQVTAQKVAKFYITDRENPGSILSCLWAARENARLLRPLISVSMWSYINVSYNEMKSLSDRDLDASRLSRTCESIARTCDAIMGVTEGTYYRDAGWRFYQLGLWVERADQTSRLLDVKVAQVASFNGLDQSETVADLEFWKLLLHSFEAYHAFQRAKSGRMDPKKVANFLMFNQSFPRSLTHCIGEIQDMLNDLYMGYQLRHVAKSYEEVEMLLYELEAASKDPHLHLRFHGFNDKVQNRLMAITNQLGKSFFGHDDWSSETAQTQTQSQTLS, from the coding sequence ATGAGTATGCTATTGAGTCGCTACGCTGAGGCCCTGTTCTGGTTTGCGCGCTATATTGAACGATCCGCCAGTCTCGCACGTATCCTTAATGTGCAGGCAGGCTTCTGGCAGGACCATTCCAATCAGGAGAACTGGGCATCCATCCTTTCTCTGTATGTCGACAAGGAGCGGTTCACCGAACGCCACGGACAGGTAACGGCACAGAAAGTCGCCAAATTCTATATCACGGATCGCGAAAATCCTGGCTCCATTCTTTCCTGTCTTTGGGCTGCGCGCGAAAATGCCCGCCTTCTGCGCCCACTGATCTCCGTTTCCATGTGGTCTTACATCAACGTTTCCTACAACGAGATGAAAAGCCTCAGCGACCGGGATCTGGACGCCTCTCGCCTGTCACGCACCTGCGAATCCATCGCCCGCACCTGTGACGCTATCATGGGGGTCACCGAAGGCACCTATTATCGCGATGCCGGCTGGCGTTTTTATCAGCTCGGCCTGTGGGTTGAACGCGCCGACCAGACCAGCCGTCTGCTTGATGTCAAGGTTGCGCAAGTAGCAAGCTTTAATGGCCTTGACCAATCCGAGACTGTCGCTGATCTGGAATTCTGGAAACTGCTATTGCATTCCTTTGAAGCTTATCATGCCTTCCAACGCGCCAAATCCGGAAGAATGGATCCCAAGAAGGTCGCCAATTTCTTGATGTTCAACCAGAGCTTCCCTCGCTCCCTGACCCATTGCATCGGCGAAATTCAGGATATGCTCAACGATCTCTACATGGGCTATCAGCTGCGCCATGTTGCCAAATCCTATGAAGAAGTCGAGATGCTGCTCTACGAACTGGAGGCCGCATCGAAAGACCCGCATTTGCATCTCCGCTTTCACGGGTTCAACGACAAGGTTCAAAATCGGTTGATGGCAATCACAAATCAGTTGGGTAAGTCATTTTTCGGACATGATGATTGGTCTAGTGAGACGGCACAGACGCAAACACAGTCTCAGACGCTTTCCTGA